One part of the Clarias gariepinus isolate MV-2021 ecotype Netherlands chromosome 24, CGAR_prim_01v2, whole genome shotgun sequence genome encodes these proteins:
- the LOC128512607 gene encoding butyrophilin-like protein 2 gives MATASNEIKLIGPSNVEEYDPSAVTLSCRLSPEISAVNMEIRWFKETDCVCVYKNRQVTKGRRYEGRVSLFTQELERGNVSLQLRDCTRSDGGHYLCQVTDGDRTEEITVEMEE, from the exons atggCGACTGCAAGCA ATGAGATTAAACTTATTGGTCCCAGTAATGTAGAGGAGTATGATCCCTCTGCTGTGACTCTCTCGTGTCGTCTGTCTCCTGAAATCAGTGCTGTTAACATGGAGATCCGGTGGTTTAAGGAGACagactgtgtttgtgtctatAAGAACAGACAGGTGACAAAGGGGAGACGTTACGAGGGCAGAGTGAGTCTGTTTACTCAGGAGCTGGAGAGAGGAAACGTCTCTTTACAGCTGAGAGACTGTACACGGTCAGATGGAGGACATTACCTGTGTCAGGTCACTGATGGAGACAGAACAGAGGAGATTACAGTAGAGATGGAAG AGTGA